The following coding sequences are from one Streptomyces sp. NBC_01485 window:
- the rplK gene encoding 50S ribosomal protein L11: protein MPPKKKKVTGLIKLQINAGAANPAPPVGPALGQHGVNIMEFCKAYNVATESQRGWVIPVEITVYEDRSFTFVTKTPPAAKMILKAAGVEKGSGEPHKTKVAKITQAQVREIATTKLPDLNANDLDAASKIIAGTARSMGITVEG, encoded by the coding sequence ATGCCTCCCAAGAAGAAGAAGGTCACGGGGCTCATCAAGCTCCAGATCAACGCCGGTGCGGCGAACCCCGCACCGCCGGTCGGCCCCGCGCTCGGCCAGCACGGCGTCAACATCATGGAGTTCTGCAAGGCCTACAACGTCGCGACCGAGTCGCAGCGTGGCTGGGTGATCCCGGTGGAGATCACGGTCTACGAAGACCGCTCCTTCACCTTCGTCACCAAGACGCCGCCGGCCGCGAAGATGATCCTCAAGGCCGCTGGTGTCGAGAAGGGCTCGGGCGAGCCGCACAAGACCAAGGTCGCCAAGATCACGCAGGCGCAGGTCCGCGAGATCGCCACGACCAAGCTGCCCGACCTCAACGCCAACGACCTGGACGCCGCGTCGAAGATCATCGCCGGCACCGCCCGTTCCATGGGCATCACGGTCGAGGGCTGA
- the rplA gene encoding 50S ribosomal protein L1 gives MSKRSKSLRAADAKIDREKLYAPLEAVRLAKETSTSKFDGTVEVAFRLGVDPRKADQMVRGTVNLPHGTGKTARVLVFATGDRAAAAEAAGADIVGSDELIDEVAKGRLDFDAVVATPDLMGKVGRLGRVLGPRGLMPNPKTGTVTPDVAKAVTEIKGGKIEFRVDKHSNLHFIIGKSSFDDVKLVENYGAALEEILRLKPSAAKGRYIRKAAISTTIGPGIQLDPNRTRNLLVEEDPAAV, from the coding sequence GTGAGCAAGCGCAGCAAGTCCCTCCGCGCTGCGGACGCCAAGATCGACCGGGAGAAGCTCTACGCCCCGCTCGAGGCCGTCCGTCTCGCCAAGGAGACCTCCACGAGCAAGTTCGACGGCACCGTCGAGGTCGCCTTCCGCCTGGGTGTCGACCCGCGCAAGGCCGACCAGATGGTCCGTGGCACCGTGAACCTGCCGCACGGCACCGGCAAGACCGCCCGGGTCCTGGTCTTCGCGACCGGTGACCGTGCTGCGGCCGCGGAGGCCGCGGGCGCCGACATCGTCGGCTCCGACGAACTGATCGACGAGGTCGCGAAGGGCCGTCTGGACTTCGACGCCGTCGTCGCCACCCCGGACCTCATGGGCAAGGTCGGCCGCCTCGGCCGCGTGCTCGGTCCGCGTGGTCTGATGCCGAACCCGAAGACCGGCACCGTCACCCCCGACGTGGCCAAGGCCGTCACGGAGATCAAGGGCGGCAAGATCGAGTTCCGCGTCGACAAGCACTCGAACCTGCACTTCATCATCGGCAAGTCGTCCTTCGACGACGTCAAGCTGGTGGAGAACTACGGCGCGGCCCTGGAGGAGATCCTCCGTCTGAAGCCGTCCGCCGCCAAGGGTCGCTACATCAGGAAGGCCGCGATCAGCACCACGATCGGCCCCGGCATCCAGCTCGACCCGAACCGCACCCGCAACCTTCTCGTCGAGGAGGACCCGGCCGCGGTCTGA
- the rplJ gene encoding 50S ribosomal protein L10, with protein MARPDKAAAVAELTDAFRSSNAAVLTEYRGLTVAQLKTLRRSLGEDAQYAVVKNTLTKIAANEAGISTLDDLFNGPTAVAFITGDPVTSAKGLRDFAKDNPNLVIKGGVLDGKVLSADDIKKLADLESREVLLSKLAGAFKSKQSQAASVFQALPSKFVRTAEALRVKQAEQGGAE; from the coding sequence ATGGCAAGGCCCGACAAGGCTGCCGCGGTAGCCGAGCTGACGGACGCGTTCCGCAGCTCGAACGCCGCCGTGCTGACCGAGTACCGGGGTCTCACCGTGGCGCAGCTCAAGACGCTGCGTCGTTCGCTTGGTGAAGACGCCCAGTACGCCGTGGTGAAGAACACGCTGACCAAGATTGCGGCCAACGAGGCCGGGATCTCGACGCTCGACGACCTGTTCAACGGTCCGACGGCAGTCGCCTTCATCACCGGTGACCCGGTGACGTCGGCGAAGGGTCTTCGTGACTTCGCCAAGGACAACCCGAACCTCGTCATCAAGGGCGGCGTCCTTGACGGCAAGGTGTTGTCCGCCGACGACATCAAGAAGCTTGCGGACCTCGAGTCCCGCGAGGTTCTGCTCAGCAAGCTGGCCGGTGCCTTCAAGTCGAAGCAGTCTCAGGCTGCCTCCGTCTTCCAGGCGCTGCCCTCGAAGTTCGTCCGCACCGCGGAGGCGCTTCGGGTCAAGCAGGCCGAGCAGGGCGGTGCCGAGTAA
- the rplL gene encoding 50S ribosomal protein L7/L12, producing the protein MATKLSQEELLEQFENLTLIELSEFVKAFEEKFDVTAAAAVAAAPAGPAAVAEAVEEQDEFDVVLTGAGEKKIQVIKVVRELTSLGLKEAKDLVDGAPKPVLEKVAKEAAEKAAESLKAAGASVEVK; encoded by the coding sequence ATGGCGACGAAGCTGTCCCAGGAAGAGCTGCTCGAGCAGTTCGAGAACCTCACCCTCATCGAGCTCTCCGAGTTCGTGAAGGCGTTCGAGGAGAAGTTCGACGTCACCGCCGCCGCCGCGGTCGCCGCTGCCCCCGCCGGCCCGGCCGCCGTTGCCGAGGCCGTCGAGGAGCAGGACGAGTTCGACGTCGTCCTCACCGGCGCCGGCGAGAAGAAGATCCAGGTCATCAAGGTCGTGCGTGAGCTGACCTCCCTGGGCCTCAAGGAGGCCAAGGACCTCGTGGACGGCGCCCCGAAGCCCGTCCTCGAGAAGGTCGCCAAGGAGGCCGCCGAGAAGGCTGCCGAGTCCCTCAAGGCCGCCGGCGCCTCCGTCGAGGTCAAGTAA
- the rpoB gene encoding DNA-directed RNA polymerase subunit beta: MAASRNASTANTNNAASTAPLRISFAKIKEPLEVPNLLALQTESFDWLLGNDAWKTRVEAALDSGQDVPTKSGLEEIFEEISPIEDFSGSMSLTFRDHRFEPPKNSIDECKDRDFTFAAPLFVTAEFTNNETGEIKSQTVFMGDFPLMTNKGTFVINGTERVVVSQLVRSPGVYFDSSIDKTSDKDIFSAKVIPSRGAWLELEIDKRDMVGVRIDRKRKQSVTVLLKALGWTTEQILEEFGEYESMRATLEKDHTQGQDDALLDIYRKLRPGEPPTREAAQTLLENLYFNPKRYDLAKVGRYKVNKKLGGEAPLNAGVLTVEDVIATIKYLVKLHAGETETTSDNGTSIVVETDDIDHFGNRRLRSVGELIQNQVRTGLARMERVVRERMTTQDVEAITPQTLINIRPVVASIKEFFGTSQLSQFMDQNNPLSGLTHKRRLSALGPGGLSRERAGFEVRDVHPSHYGRMCPIETPEGPNIGLIGSLASYGRVNAFGFVETPYRKVAGDVVTDEVDYLTADEEDRYVIAQANALLNDDMQFTEARVLVRRRGGEVDYVPGDDVDYMDVSPRQMVSVATAMIPFLEHDDANRALMGANMMRQAVPLIKSEAPLVGTGMEYRSAVDAGDVVKAEKAGVVQEVSADYITTTNDDGTYITYRLAKFARSNQGTSVNQKVIVNEGDRIIEGQVLADGPATENGEMALGKNLLVAFMPWEGHNYEDAIILSQRLVQDDVLSSIHIEEHEVDARDTKLGPEEITRDIPNVSEEVLADLDERGIIRIGAEVVAGDILVGKVTPKGETELTPEERLLRAIFGEKAREVRDTSLKVPHGEIGKVIGVRVFDREEGDELPPGVNQLVRVYVAQKRKITDGDKLAGRHGNKGVISKILPIEDMPFLEDGTPVDIILNPLGVPSRMNPGQVLEIHLGWLASRGWDVSGLADDWAKRLQVIGADQVAPGTNVATPVFDGAREDELAGLLNHTIPNRDGERMVLPTGKARMFDGRSGEPFPDPISVGYMYILKLHHLVDDKLHARSTGPYSMITQQPLGGKAQFGGQRFGEMEVWALEAYGAAYALQELLTIKSDDVTGRVKVYEAIVKGENIPEPGIPESFKVLIKEMQSLCLNVEVLSSDGMSIEMRDTDEDVFRAAEELGIDLSRREPSSVEEV; encoded by the coding sequence TTGGCCGCCTCGCGCAACGCCTCGACCGCGAATACGAACAACGCTGCCAGCACCGCCCCGCTGCGCATCTCCTTTGCAAAGATCAAGGAGCCCCTCGAGGTTCCCAACCTTCTCGCGCTGCAGACCGAGAGTTTCGACTGGCTGCTCGGCAACGACGCCTGGAAGACTCGCGTCGAGGCTGCTCTGGACTCCGGTCAGGACGTCCCCACCAAGTCCGGTCTGGAGGAGATCTTCGAGGAGATCTCCCCGATCGAGGACTTCTCCGGGTCGATGTCGCTGACCTTCCGCGACCACCGTTTCGAGCCGCCGAAGAACAGCATCGACGAGTGCAAGGACCGTGACTTCACCTTCGCGGCCCCGCTCTTCGTGACGGCCGAGTTCACGAACAACGAGACCGGCGAGATCAAGTCCCAGACGGTCTTCATGGGCGACTTCCCGCTCATGACGAACAAGGGCACCTTCGTCATCAACGGCACCGAGCGTGTCGTCGTGTCGCAGCTGGTCCGTTCGCCGGGCGTCTACTTCGACTCCTCGATCGACAAGACGTCCGACAAGGACATCTTCTCCGCCAAGGTCATCCCCTCCCGGGGCGCCTGGCTGGAGCTCGAGATCGACAAGCGCGACATGGTCGGTGTCCGTATCGACCGCAAGCGCAAGCAGTCCGTCACCGTTCTCCTGAAGGCTCTCGGCTGGACGACCGAGCAGATCCTGGAGGAGTTCGGCGAGTACGAGTCCATGCGCGCCACCCTGGAGAAGGACCACACCCAGGGTCAGGACGACGCGCTTCTGGACATCTACCGCAAGCTCCGTCCGGGCGAGCCCCCCACGCGTGAGGCCGCGCAGACGCTGCTCGAGAACCTCTACTTCAACCCCAAGCGCTACGACCTCGCGAAGGTCGGCCGCTACAAGGTCAACAAGAAGCTGGGCGGCGAGGCTCCGCTCAACGCGGGCGTGCTGACCGTCGAGGACGTCATCGCGACGATCAAGTACCTGGTCAAGCTGCACGCCGGCGAGACCGAGACGACCTCGGACAACGGCACGTCGATCGTCGTCGAGACCGACGACATCGACCACTTCGGCAACCGTCGTCTGCGCAGCGTCGGCGAGCTCATCCAGAACCAGGTCCGTACGGGTCTGGCGCGTATGGAGCGCGTCGTCCGCGAGCGCATGACGACCCAGGACGTCGAGGCGATCACGCCGCAGACCCTGATCAACATCCGGCCGGTCGTCGCCTCCATCAAGGAGTTCTTCGGCACCAGCCAGCTGTCGCAGTTCATGGACCAGAACAACCCGCTGTCGGGTCTCACCCACAAGCGCCGCCTGTCGGCCCTTGGCCCGGGTGGTCTCTCCCGTGAGCGGGCCGGCTTCGAGGTCCGTGACGTGCACCCGTCCCACTACGGACGCATGTGCCCGATCGAGACGCCCGAAGGCCCGAACATCGGTCTGATCGGTTCGCTCGCCTCCTACGGCCGCGTCAACGCGTTCGGCTTCGTGGAGACGCCGTACCGCAAGGTCGCCGGCGACGTCGTCACCGACGAGGTCGACTACCTGACGGCCGACGAGGAGGACCGCTACGTCATCGCGCAGGCCAACGCCCTGCTCAACGACGACATGCAGTTCACCGAGGCCCGCGTCCTGGTCCGCCGTCGTGGCGGCGAGGTCGACTACGTCCCCGGTGACGACGTGGACTACATGGACGTCTCGCCGCGCCAGATGGTGTCGGTCGCGACCGCCATGATCCCCTTCCTCGAGCACGACGACGCCAACCGTGCCCTCATGGGCGCGAACATGATGCGTCAGGCCGTGCCGCTCATCAAGAGCGAGGCCCCGCTCGTCGGCACCGGCATGGAGTACCGCTCCGCCGTCGACGCCGGCGACGTGGTCAAGGCCGAGAAGGCGGGCGTGGTCCAGGAGGTCTCCGCGGACTACATCACCACCACCAACGACGACGGCACGTACATCACGTACCGCCTGGCCAAGTTCGCCCGCTCCAACCAGGGCACCTCGGTCAACCAGAAGGTCATCGTCAACGAGGGCGACCGGATCATCGAGGGCCAGGTCCTGGCCGACGGTCCGGCCACCGAGAACGGCGAGATGGCCCTGGGCAAGAACCTGCTCGTGGCGTTCATGCCGTGGGAGGGTCACAACTACGAGGACGCGATCATCCTGTCGCAGCGCCTCGTACAGGACGACGTCCTCTCCTCGATCCACATCGAGGAGCACGAGGTCGACGCCCGTGACACCAAGCTCGGCCCCGAGGAGATCACCCGGGACATCCCGAACGTCTCCGAGGAGGTCCTCGCCGACCTCGACGAGCGCGGCATCATCCGCATCGGTGCCGAGGTCGTCGCCGGCGACATCCTCGTCGGCAAGGTCACGCCCAAGGGCGAGACCGAGCTGACGCCGGAGGAGCGCCTGCTGCGCGCGATCTTCGGTGAGAAGGCCCGTGAGGTCCGTGACACCTCGCTGAAGGTGCCGCACGGCGAGATCGGCAAGGTCATCGGCGTCCGCGTCTTCGACCGTGAAGAGGGCGACGAGCTGCCGCCGGGCGTGAACCAGCTGGTCCGTGTCTACGTGGCGCAGAAGCGCAAGATCACGGACGGCGACAAGCTCGCCGGCCGGCACGGCAACAAGGGTGTCATCTCCAAGATCCTGCCCATCGAGGACATGCCGTTCCTCGAGGACGGGACCCCGGTCGACATCATCCTCAACCCGCTCGGTGTGCCGTCCCGAATGAACCCGGGACAGGTGCTCGAGATCCACCTCGGCTGGCTCGCCAGCCGCGGCTGGGACGTCTCCGGTCTCGCCGACGACTGGGCCAAGCGCCTGCAGGTCATCGGCGCCGACCAGGTCGCCCCGGGCACCAACGTCGCCACCCCGGTGTTCGACGGCGCCCGTGAGGACGAGCTCGCGGGTCTGCTGAACCACACCATCCCGAACCGCGACGGCGAGCGCATGGTGCTCCCGACCGGCAAGGCGCGGATGTTCGACGGCCGCAGCGGTGAGCCGTTCCCGGACCCGATCTCGGTCGGTTACATGTACATCCTGAAGCTGCACCACCTGGTCGACGACAAGCTGCACGCCCGTTCGACCGGTCCGTACTCGATGATCACCCAGCAGCCGCTGGGTGGTAAGGCGCAGTTCGGCGGTCAGCGCTTCGGCGAGATGGAGGTGTGGGCGCTGGAGGCATACGGCGCCGCGTACGCCCTCCAGGAGCTCCTGACCATCAAGTCCGACGACGTCACCGGCCGCGTGAAGGTCTACGAGGCCATCGTCAAGGGCGAGAACATCCCCGAGCCCGGCATCCCCGAGTCCTTCAAGGTGCTCATCAAGGAGATGCAGTCTCTCTGCCTGAACGTGGAGGTGCTGTCCAGCGACGGTATGTCCATCGAGATGCGTGACACCGACGAGGACGTCTTCCGCGCGGCGGAGGAGCTCGGCATCGACCTGTCCCGGCGCGAGCCGAGCAGCGTCGAAGAGGTCTGA
- a CDS encoding DNA-directed RNA polymerase subunit beta' encodes MLDVNFFDELRIGLATADDIRQWSHGEVKKPETINYRTLKPEKDGLFCEKIFGPTRDWECYCGKYKRVRFKGIICERCGVEVTRAKVRRERMGHIELAAPVTHIWYFKGVPSRLGYLLDLAPKDLEKVIYFAAYMITFVDDERRTRDLPSLEAHVSVERQQVENRRDADLEARAKKLETDLAELEAEGAKADVRRKVREGAEREMKQLRDRAQREIDRLDEVWTRFKNLKVQDLEGDELLYRELRDRFGTYFDGSMGAAALQRRLESFDLDEEAERLREIIRTGKGQKKTRALKRLKVVSAFLQTSNSPKGMVLDCVPVIPPDLRPMVQLDGGRFATSDLNDLYRRVINRNNRLKRLLDLGAPEIIVNNEKRMLQEAVDALFDNGRRGRPVTGPGNRPLKSLSDMLKGKQGRFRQNLLGKRVDYSARSVIVVGPQLKLHQCGLPKAMALELFKPFVMKRLVDLNHAQNIKSAKRMVERGRTVVYDVLEEVIAEHPVLLNRAPTLHRLGIQAFEPQLVEGKAIQIHPLVCTAFNADFDGDQMAVHLPLSAEAQAEARILMLSSNNILKPADGRPVTMPTQDMVLGLFFLTTDGELRDTKGEGRAFGSTAEAIMAFDAGELALQSAIDIRFPVGTMPPRGWTPPAREEGEPEWQQGDTFRLRTTLGRALFNELLPEDYPFVDYSVGKKALGEIVNDLAERYPKVIVAATLDNLKASGFYWGTRSGVTVAISDVVVPEAKKAIVAGYEALDEKVQKQYERGLITKEERTQELIAIWTKATNEVAEAMNANFPKTNPIFMMVDSGARGNMMQMRQIAGMRGLVSNAKNETIPRPIKASFREGLSVLEYFISTHGARKGLADTALRTADSGYLTRRLVDVSQDVIIREEDCGTERGLKLRIASKDETGVLRKAGDVETSVYARMLAEDVVIDGKVIAPANVDLGDVLIDQLVRHGVEEVKTRSILTCESQVGTCAMCYGRSLATGKLVDIGEAVGIIAAQSIGEPGTQLTMRTFHTGGVAGDDITQGLPRVVELFEARTPKGVAPISEASGRVRIEETEKTKKIVITPDDGSDETAFPISKRARLLVSEGEHVEVGQKLTVGATNPHDVLRILGQRAVQVHLVGEVQKVYNSQGVSIHDKHIEIIIRQMLRRVTIIESGDAELLPGELVERSKFEVENRRVVQEGGHPASGRPQLMGITKASLATESWLSAASFQETTRVLTDAAINAKSDSLIGLKENVIIGKLIPAGTGLSRYRNIRVEPTEEAKAAMYSAVGYDDIDYSPFGTGSGQAVPLEDYDYGPYNQ; translated from the coding sequence GTGCTCGACGTCAACTTCTTCGACGAGCTCCGGATCGGCCTGGCTACGGCGGACGACATCCGTCAGTGGAGCCACGGCGAGGTCAAGAAGCCCGAGACGATCAACTACCGCACGCTCAAGCCCGAAAAGGACGGACTCTTCTGCGAGAAGATCTTCGGTCCGACCCGGGACTGGGAGTGCTACTGCGGCAAGTACAAGCGTGTCCGGTTCAAGGGCATCATCTGTGAGCGCTGCGGCGTCGAGGTCACTCGCGCCAAGGTGCGTCGTGAGCGGATGGGCCACATCGAACTGGCCGCGCCCGTCACGCACATCTGGTACTTCAAGGGCGTTCCGTCACGCCTCGGGTACCTGCTCGACCTCGCTCCGAAGGACCTCGAGAAGGTCATCTACTTCGCGGCGTACATGATCACGTTCGTCGACGACGAGCGCCGGACGCGCGACCTGCCCTCGCTGGAGGCGCATGTCTCCGTCGAGCGTCAGCAGGTCGAGAACCGTCGCGACGCCGACCTCGAGGCCCGCGCCAAGAAGCTCGAGACCGACCTGGCCGAGCTCGAGGCCGAGGGCGCCAAGGCCGACGTGCGCCGCAAGGTGCGCGAAGGCGCCGAGCGGGAGATGAAGCAGCTGCGCGACCGTGCGCAGCGCGAGATCGACCGCCTCGACGAGGTGTGGACCCGCTTCAAGAACCTCAAGGTCCAGGACCTGGAGGGCGACGAGCTCCTCTACCGCGAGCTGCGTGACCGCTTCGGCACGTACTTCGACGGTTCGATGGGCGCCGCCGCCCTGCAGCGGCGGCTCGAGTCCTTCGACCTGGACGAGGAGGCCGAGCGCCTCCGCGAGATCATCCGCACCGGCAAGGGCCAGAAGAAGACCCGTGCGCTCAAGCGCCTCAAGGTCGTCTCCGCGTTCCTGCAGACCAGCAACAGCCCCAAGGGCATGGTGCTGGACTGCGTGCCGGTCATCCCGCCGGACCTTCGCCCGATGGTGCAGCTGGACGGTGGCCGCTTCGCGACCTCCGACCTGAACGACCTGTACCGCCGTGTGATCAACCGCAACAACCGCCTGAAGCGGCTTCTCGACCTCGGCGCGCCCGAGATCATCGTGAACAACGAGAAGCGCATGCTCCAGGAGGCCGTCGACGCGCTGTTCGACAACGGCCGTCGTGGCCGTCCGGTCACCGGTCCCGGTAACCGCCCGCTGAAGTCCCTGAGCGACATGCTCAAGGGCAAGCAGGGTCGATTCCGTCAGAACCTGCTCGGCAAGCGTGTGGACTACTCCGCGCGTTCCGTGATCGTCGTCGGTCCGCAGCTCAAGCTGCACCAGTGCGGTCTGCCGAAGGCGATGGCGCTGGAGCTCTTCAAGCCGTTCGTGATGAAGCGCCTGGTCGACCTGAACCACGCGCAGAACATCAAGAGCGCCAAGCGCATGGTGGAGCGCGGCCGCACCGTCGTGTACGACGTCCTCGAAGAGGTCATCGCCGAGCACCCGGTGCTGCTGAACCGTGCGCCCACCCTGCACCGCCTCGGCATCCAGGCCTTCGAGCCGCAGCTCGTCGAGGGCAAGGCCATCCAGATCCACCCGCTCGTCTGCACCGCGTTCAACGCGGACTTCGACGGTGACCAGATGGCCGTCCACCTGCCGCTCTCCGCGGAGGCGCAGGCCGAGGCCCGCATCCTGATGCTGTCCTCGAACAACATCCTCAAGCCCGCCGACGGCCGTCCGGTGACGATGCCGACCCAGGACATGGTCCTCGGTCTGTTCTTCCTCACCACCGACGGCGAACTGCGTGACACCAAGGGCGAGGGCCGCGCGTTCGGCTCCACGGCCGAGGCGATCATGGCGTTCGACGCCGGCGAGCTCGCGCTGCAGTCGGCGATCGACATCCGCTTCCCGGTGGGCACCATGCCGCCGCGCGGCTGGACCCCGCCGGCCCGCGAAGAGGGCGAGCCGGAGTGGCAGCAGGGGGACACCTTCCGCCTGCGCACCACCCTGGGCCGCGCGCTCTTCAACGAGCTGCTGCCCGAGGACTACCCGTTCGTCGACTACTCGGTGGGCAAGAAGGCTCTCGGCGAGATCGTCAACGACCTGGCGGAGCGCTATCCCAAGGTCATCGTGGCGGCGACGCTCGACAACCTGAAGGCGTCCGGCTTCTACTGGGGCACCCGCTCCGGTGTCACCGTGGCCATCTCCGACGTCGTCGTCCCCGAGGCGAAGAAGGCCATCGTCGCGGGCTACGAGGCGCTGGACGAGAAGGTCCAGAAGCAGTACGAGCGCGGTCTGATCACCAAGGAAGAGCGCACGCAGGAGCTCATCGCGATCTGGACCAAGGCGACCAACGAGGTCGCCGAGGCGATGAACGCGAACTTCCCCAAGACGAACCCCATCTTCATGATGGTTGACTCGGGTGCCCGAGGAAACATGATGCAGATGCGGCAGATCGCCGGTATGCGTGGTCTGGTGTCGAACGCGAAGAACGAGACCATCCCGCGTCCCATCAAGGCCTCGTTCCGTGAGGGCCTGTCCGTGCTGGAGTACTTCATCTCCACCCACGGTGCCCGTAAGGGTCTGGCGGACACCGCCCTGCGTACCGCCGACTCGGGTTACCTGACCCGTCGTCTGGTGGACGTCTCGCAGGACGTCATCATCCGCGAGGAGGACTGCGGAACCGAGCGCGGTCTGAAGCTGCGGATCGCCTCGAAGGACGAGACCGGCGTTCTGCGCAAGGCCGGGGACGTCGAGACCAGCGTCTACGCCCGCATGCTCGCCGAGGACGTCGTCATCGACGGCAAGGTGATCGCGCCGGCCAACGTGGACCTGGGCGACGTGCTCATCGACCAGCTCGTGCGCCACGGCGTCGAGGAGGTCAAGACCCGCTCGATCCTGACCTGCGAGTCCCAGGTCGGCACCTGCGCCATGTGCTACGGCCGCTCGCTGGCCACCGGCAAGCTGGTCGACATCGGTGAGGCGGTCGGCATCATCGCCGCCCAGTCCATCGGTGAGCCCGGCACCCAGCTGACGATGCGTACCTTCCACACCGGTGGTGTGGCCGGTGACGACATCACGCAGGGTCTGCCGCGTGTCGTCGAGCTCTTCGAGGCCCGTACCCCGAAGGGTGTCGCCCCGATCTCCGAGGCCTCCGGCCGCGTGCGGATCGAGGAGACCGAGAAGACCAAGAAGATCGTCATCACCCCGGACGACGGCAGCGACGAGACGGCGTTCCCGATCTCGAAGCGCGCCCGGCTCCTGGTCAGCGAGGGCGAGCACGTCGAGGTGGGCCAGAAGCTCACCGTGGGTGCCACCAACCCGCACGACGTGCTGCGCATCCTGGGTCAGCGTGCCGTCCAGGTCCACCTGGTCGGCGAGGTCCAGAAGGTCTACAACTCGCAGGGTGTGTCGATCCACGACAAGCACATCGAGATCATCATCCGGCAGATGCTGCGCCGCGTGACGATCATCGAGTCCGGCGACGCCGAGCTGCTGCCCGGCGAGCTCGTCGAGCGCTCGAAGTTCGAGGTCGAGAACCGTCGTGTGGTGCAGGAGGGCGGTCACCCGGCCTCCGGTCGTCCGCAGCTCATGGGTATCACCAAGGCCTCGCTGGCCACGGAGTCCTGGCTGTCGGCGGCGTCCTTCCAGGAGACGACCAGGGTGCTGACGGACGCGGCGATCAACGCCAAGTCCGACTCCCTGATCGGCCTCAAGGAGAACGTCATCATCGGTAAGCTCATCCCGGCCGGTACGGGTCTGTCCCGCTACCGCAACATCCGGGTCGAGCCGACCGAAGAGGCCAAGGCCGCGATGTACTCGGCCGTCGGCTACGACGACATCGACTACTCGCCGTTCGGCACGGGCTCCGGCCAGGCCGTCCCGCTGGAGGACTACGACTACGGTCCGTACAACCAGTAG
- a CDS encoding glycosyltransferase family 2 protein has protein sequence MTDVQPNATVTGTVLSVVIPMYNEEEVLPALVSRLRPVLEGLGADYEVVAVDDGSTDRTAELLAAFRLGWPQLRVIGLRRNSGHQAALTAGLDRALGAYVVSIDADLQDPPEKIADMLALARAEHLDIVYGIRADRASDTGFKRWTAGLYYRLVRRLAGESVPAQAGDFRLLSRAAVDALRALPDQQRVYRLLVPWLGFPSGEVTYERAPRPAGQSKYPLGRMIRLAVDSVTGFSAAPLRIATWLGGFAFLVCLGLMGYTLFAYVLGHTVPGWTSLFIGVLFIGAVQLICVGLLGEYVGRIYTAVQNRPTYFVGHDTATDASGGPAPVGESPLPQQLGRRT, from the coding sequence GTGACCGACGTGCAACCGAACGCCACGGTGACGGGGACCGTCTTGTCGGTCGTCATACCCATGTACAACGAGGAAGAGGTCCTTCCCGCGCTGGTCAGCCGGTTGCGCCCGGTCCTCGAGGGCCTCGGCGCCGACTACGAGGTCGTCGCCGTGGACGACGGCAGCACCGACCGCACGGCCGAGCTGCTCGCCGCCTTCCGGCTCGGCTGGCCGCAGCTGCGCGTCATCGGCCTGCGCCGCAACTCCGGCCACCAGGCGGCGCTGACCGCGGGCCTCGACCGGGCGCTCGGCGCGTACGTCGTCAGCATCGACGCCGACCTCCAGGACCCGCCCGAGAAGATCGCCGACATGCTCGCGCTGGCCCGCGCCGAGCACCTCGACATCGTCTACGGCATCCGGGCCGACCGGGCCAGCGACACCGGCTTCAAGCGGTGGACCGCGGGGCTGTACTACCGGCTCGTGCGCCGGCTCGCGGGGGAGTCCGTCCCGGCCCAGGCCGGCGACTTCCGGCTGCTGAGCCGGGCCGCCGTCGACGCCCTGCGGGCGCTGCCCGACCAGCAGCGCGTCTACCGGCTCCTCGTGCCCTGGCTGGGCTTCCCCAGCGGCGAGGTCACCTACGAGCGCGCGCCGCGGCCGGCGGGCCAGAGCAAGTACCCCCTGGGCCGGATGATCCGGCTGGCCGTCGACAGCGTCACCGGCTTCTCGGCGGCGCCGCTGCGCATCGCCACCTGGCTGGGCGGCTTCGCCTTCCTGGTCTGCCTGGGGCTGATGGGCTACACCCTGTTCGCCTACGTCCTGGGGCACACCGTCCCCGGCTGGACGTCGCTGTTCATCGGCGTGCTGTTCATCGGCGCGGTGCAGTTGATCTGCGTGGGGCTGCTCGGCGAGTACGTGGGCCGCATCTACACGGCCGTACAGAACCGTCCGACGTACTTCGTCGGCCATGACACGGCGACGGACGCTTCCGGCGGGCCGGCGCCGGTCGGCGAGAGCCCTCTACCACAGCAGCTCGGGCGGCGCACGTAA
- the rpsL gene encoding 30S ribosomal protein S12: MPTIQQLVRKGRQDKVEKNKTPALEGSPQRRGVCTRVFTTTPKKPNSALRKVARVRLTSGIEVTAYIPGEGHNLQEHSIVLVRGGRVKDLPGVRYKIIRGSLDTQGVKNRKQARSRYGAKKEK, from the coding sequence GTGCCTACGATCCAGCAGCTGGTCCGGAAGGGCCGGCAGGACAAGGTCGAGAAGAACAAGACGCCCGCACTCGAGGGTTCGCCCCAGCGTCGCGGCGTCTGCACGCGTGTGTTCACGACCACCCCGAAGAAGCCGAACTCGGCCCTGCGTAAGGTCGCGCGTGTGCGTCTGACCAGCGGGATCGAGGTCACTGCTTACATTCCGGGTGAGGGACACAACCTGCAGGAGCACTCCATCGTGCTCGTGCGTGGTGGCCGTGTGAAGGACCTGCCCGGTGTTCGCTACAAGATCATCCGCGGTTCCCTCGACACCCAGGGTGTCAAGAACCGCAAGCAGGCCCGCAGCCGCTACGGCGCCAAGAAGGAGAAGTAA